A stretch of Brassica napus cultivar Da-Ae chromosome C6, Da-Ae, whole genome shotgun sequence DNA encodes these proteins:
- the LOC106403770 gene encoding protein STRICTOSIDINE SYNTHASE-LIKE 12-like, which produces MMSSLSTISLLLLLSLLCAVISVDAQFVASLQPLPLPILMSGPHSFAFNSTEKGFYTGVSGGAIIKYTPEKGFVRFAQITESSNSLLCYALQEPISSKMCGRPAGIAFNEITGDLYVADALLGLHVVSPAGGLAVKIADGVDGKAFESLNGLDVDPTTGIVYFTSLSSQFSAYQMHLLLRLNDATGKLYKYDPSTKVVTVLMEGLGGAAGCTVSSDGSFVLVSQFTKYNIIRYWIKGPKAGSSENFSNSPSRLHPSSIKRIGSTGNFWIAAVQRVTNETAVAKVDSNGEVLQRIYLPLLYDFLSEVNEFDGSLYFGSLTERYVGTLKL; this is translated from the exons ATGATGTCTTCTTTGTCCACAAtatctcttctccttcttctttctcttttgtgtgCGGTCATCTCGGTTGACGCGCAGTTTGTCGCGTCTTTACAGCCACTTCCGCTGCCAATACTTATGTCCGGCCCTCACTCTTTCGCCTTTAATTCCACAGAAAAAGGATTCTACACTGGAGTCTCCGGTGGTGCAATCATCAAGTATACTCCCGAGAAGGGTTTTGTCCGTTTTGCACAAATCACAGAATCATC GAACTCTTTATTGTGCTACGCTTTACAAGAACCGATTTCCTCCAAAATGTGCGGCCGACCGGCGGGGATAGCCTTCAATGAGATAACAGGTGATCTCTACGTCGCCGATGCTCTATTGGGTCTTCACGTTGTTTCTCCCGCCGGTGGTTTGGCCGTAAAGATAGCCGACGGTGTTGATGGAAAGGCCTTCGAGTCTCTCAATGGTCTTGACGTTGATCCAACAACTGGTATCGTCTACTTCACTTCCTTGAGCTCACAGTTCAGCGCATA CCAAATGCATCTTCTATTGCGTCTGAATGACGCCACAGGAAAACTCTACAAGTACGACCCATCAACTAAGGTTGTCACCGTATTGATGGAAGGTCTAGGCGGCGCAGCTGGTTGTACCGTAAGCTCGGATGGTTCTTTCGTGTTGGTTAGTCAGTTTACAAAGTATAATATCATAAGGTATTGGATAAAAGGACCTAAAGCTGGCTCTTCTGAAAACTTCAGCAATTCGCCATCACGTTTACACCCTAGCAGTATCAAAAGAATCGGTTCTACTGGAAACTTTTGGATCGCTGCCGTGCAGAGGGTTACCAACGAAACAGCAGTCGCCAAAGTCGACTCTAACGGTGAAGTGCTTCAGAGAATTTATCTTCCTCTTCTATATGATTTTCTTAGCGAAGTTAACGAGTTCGACGGTAGTCTATACTTCGGGAGTCTCACTGAACGATATGTTGGAACTCTTAAGCTTTGA